A single region of the Nocardioides aurantiacus genome encodes:
- a CDS encoding response regulator transcription factor translates to MRVLVVDDEVRLARSLRVGLEAEGFAVDVAHDGTDGLWLAREHPYDAIVLDLMLPGINGYKVCETLRAEQNWTPVLMLTAKDGEWDQVEGLDTGADDYLTKPFSFPVLVARLRAVARRGARERPTLLEAGDLRLDPAARRAWRGEVELDLTTREFSLLAFLMRHPGDVVSKRQILDAVWDDDFEGDPNIVEVYVRHLRNKLDRPFGREAIGTLRGAGYRLASDGG, encoded by the coding sequence ATGCGTGTGCTCGTCGTGGACGACGAGGTGCGGTTGGCGCGCTCGCTGCGGGTGGGGCTGGAGGCCGAGGGGTTCGCGGTCGACGTGGCCCACGACGGGACCGACGGGCTGTGGCTGGCCCGCGAGCACCCGTACGACGCCATCGTGCTCGACCTGATGCTGCCGGGCATCAACGGCTACAAGGTCTGCGAGACGCTGCGCGCGGAGCAGAACTGGACGCCCGTGCTGATGCTCACGGCCAAGGACGGCGAGTGGGACCAGGTCGAGGGGCTCGACACCGGGGCCGACGACTACCTCACCAAGCCGTTCTCGTTCCCGGTCCTCGTGGCGCGGCTGCGTGCGGTGGCCCGGCGGGGTGCGCGCGAGCGGCCCACGCTGCTCGAGGCCGGCGACCTGCGGCTCGACCCGGCGGCGCGACGGGCCTGGCGTGGTGAGGTCGAGCTCGACCTGACCACGCGGGAGTTCTCGCTGCTGGCGTTCCTGATGCGCCACCCCGGCGACGTGGTCTCCAAGCGGCAGATCCTGGACGCGGTGTGGGACGACGACTTCGAGGGCGACCCCAACATCGTCGAGGTCTACGTCCGGCACCTGCGCAACAAGCTCGACCGGCCGTTCGGCCGCGAGGCGATCGGCACGCTGCGCGGCGCGGGCTACCGGTTGGCGAGCGACGGTGGCTGA
- the fbaA gene encoding class II fructose-bisphosphate aldolase → MPIATPEKYAEMLDTAKSQEFAFPAINVSSSQTLNAALAGFAEAGSDGIIQISTGGAEYLSGPTVKDMVTGSVAFAAYAREVAKQFPVNIALHTDHCPQDKLDGFVRPLLALSAERVKGGQEPLFQSHMWDGSAVPLEENLQIAQELHEACQAARIVLEIEVGVVGGEEDGVDNEINDKLYSTPEDAIATAKALGHGDHGYFMTALTFGNVHGVYKPGNVKLRPSVLKDAQDAVVQEFGLDAGSKPFHLVFHGGSGSTPEEIAEALSYGVVKMNVDTDTQYAFTRPVAAHMFSNYDGVLKIDGEVGNKKQYDPRAWGKAGEAGMAARVVEACEHLRASGRSIG, encoded by the coding sequence ATGCCCATCGCCACCCCCGAGAAGTACGCCGAGATGCTGGACACCGCGAAGTCGCAGGAGTTCGCCTTCCCGGCCATCAACGTCTCCTCGTCGCAGACCCTCAACGCCGCGCTGGCCGGGTTCGCCGAGGCGGGGTCCGACGGCATCATCCAGATCTCGACCGGCGGTGCGGAGTACCTCTCCGGCCCCACCGTGAAGGACATGGTCACCGGCTCGGTCGCCTTCGCGGCTTACGCCCGTGAGGTGGCCAAGCAGTTCCCCGTCAACATCGCGCTCCACACCGACCACTGCCCCCAGGACAAGCTCGACGGCTTCGTCCGCCCGCTGCTCGCCCTGTCCGCCGAGCGGGTCAAGGGTGGTCAGGAGCCGCTGTTCCAGAGCCACATGTGGGACGGCTCCGCGGTGCCGCTCGAGGAGAACCTCCAGATCGCCCAGGAGCTCCACGAGGCCTGCCAGGCCGCGCGGATCGTGCTGGAGATCGAGGTCGGCGTCGTCGGTGGCGAGGAGGACGGCGTCGACAACGAGATCAACGACAAGCTCTACTCCACCCCCGAGGACGCCATCGCCACCGCCAAGGCGCTCGGCCACGGCGACCACGGCTACTTCATGACCGCGCTGACCTTCGGCAACGTGCACGGCGTCTACAAGCCCGGCAACGTCAAGCTGCGCCCCTCGGTCCTCAAGGACGCCCAGGACGCCGTGGTGCAGGAGTTCGGCCTCGACGCCGGCTCCAAGCCCTTCCACCTGGTCTTCCACGGCGGCTCCGGCTCGACCCCGGAGGAGATCGCCGAGGCGCTGTCCTACGGCGTGGTCAAGATGAACGTCGACACCGACACCCAGTACGCCTTCACCCGCCCCGTCGCCGCCCACATGTTCAGCAACTACGACGGCGTGCTCAAGATCGACGGCGAGGTCGGCAACAAGAAGCAGTACGACCCCCGCGCCTGGGGCAAGGCCGGCGAGGCCGGCATGGCCGCCCGCGTCGTCGAGGCCTGCGAGCACCTCCGCGCCTCCGGCCGTTCCATCGGCTGA
- a CDS encoding adenylosuccinate synthase, whose product MPAIVVLGAQWGDEGKGKATDLLTTEDSIDFCVRTSGGHNAGHTIVVDGQKFATHLLPSGILTTDCTSVIANGVVVSPEALFRELDALLERDVAIGRLVISSNAHVIASYHSTIDKVTERFLGKNKIGTTGRGIGPAYADKINRVGIRVADLFDEAILAEKVEAALEVKNHLLTKVYNRRAISVEEVLEDLLSYADRMKPMVEDTSLLLNRALDDGRTVLFEGAQATMLDVDHGTYPFVTSSSPVAGGVSTGSGVGPTRLDRVIGVIKAYTTRVGSGPFPTELFDEDGEKLWRVGGEVGVSTGRDRRCGWYDAVVARYAVRVNGLTELFMTKLDVLSSWERVPVCVAYEIDGVRHDEMPLTQSEFHRAEPVYEYLDGWADDISGCRRFEDLPVNAQRYVAALEEMSGAKFWAVGVGPGREQTVVVNG is encoded by the coding sequence ATGCCCGCGATCGTCGTTCTCGGAGCCCAGTGGGGGGACGAGGGCAAAGGCAAGGCCACCGACCTGCTGACCACCGAGGACAGCATCGACTTCTGCGTCCGCACCAGCGGCGGGCACAACGCCGGCCACACCATCGTGGTCGACGGCCAGAAGTTCGCCACCCACTTGCTGCCCAGCGGCATCCTCACCACCGACTGCACCTCGGTCATCGCCAACGGCGTCGTGGTCTCGCCCGAGGCGCTGTTCCGCGAGCTCGACGCGCTGCTCGAGCGCGACGTGGCGATCGGCCGGCTGGTGATCAGCTCCAACGCCCACGTGATCGCCTCCTACCACTCGACGATCGACAAGGTCACCGAGCGGTTCCTGGGCAAGAACAAGATCGGCACGACCGGCCGCGGCATCGGCCCGGCGTACGCCGACAAGATCAACCGGGTCGGCATCCGCGTCGCCGACCTGTTCGACGAGGCGATCCTGGCCGAGAAGGTCGAGGCCGCGCTCGAGGTCAAGAACCACCTGCTGACCAAGGTCTACAACCGCCGCGCGATCAGCGTCGAGGAGGTCCTGGAGGACCTGCTGTCCTACGCCGACCGGATGAAGCCGATGGTCGAGGACACCTCGCTGCTGCTCAACCGGGCGCTCGACGACGGCCGCACGGTGCTCTTCGAGGGCGCCCAGGCCACGATGCTCGACGTCGACCACGGCACCTACCCGTTCGTGACGAGCAGCAGCCCGGTCGCCGGCGGCGTCAGCACCGGCTCCGGCGTCGGACCGACCCGCCTCGACCGCGTGATCGGGGTGATCAAGGCCTACACGACCCGCGTCGGCTCCGGTCCGTTCCCCACCGAGCTCTTCGACGAGGACGGCGAGAAGCTGTGGCGCGTCGGCGGCGAGGTCGGGGTCTCGACCGGCCGCGACCGTCGGTGCGGCTGGTACGACGCCGTGGTCGCCCGCTACGCCGTCCGCGTCAACGGCCTCACCGAGCTGTTCATGACCAAGCTCGACGTCCTCTCCTCCTGGGAGCGGGTCCCGGTCTGCGTGGCCTACGAGATCGACGGCGTCCGCCACGACGAGATGCCGCTGACCCAGAGCGAGTTCCACCGGGCCGAGCCGGTCTACGAGTACCTCGACGGCTGGGCCGACGACATCTCCGGCTGCCGGCGGTTCGAGGACCTGCCGGTCAACGCCCAGCGCTACGTCGCGGCGCTGGAGGAGATGTCCGGTGCGAAGTTCTGGGCCGTCGGCGTCGGTCCCGGCCGCGAGCAGACGGTCGTCGTCAACGGCTGA
- a CDS encoding DUF3151 domain-containing protein, which yields MTLGRDLMAGPPPTELPQDPAATELESGAPAAEVVRRHPESPLAWATLAEAALADGDVDDVTAYAYARVGYHRSLDSLRRNGWKGHGPVPWSHEPNRGFLRALAALTTAAGRIGEDHEQQRCADFLRDSSPEAADQLL from the coding sequence ATGACCCTTGGACGTGACCTGATGGCCGGCCCCCCGCCCACCGAGCTGCCGCAGGACCCGGCGGCCACCGAGCTGGAGTCCGGCGCCCCGGCCGCCGAGGTCGTACGCCGCCACCCCGAGTCGCCGCTCGCCTGGGCCACCCTGGCCGAGGCCGCGCTGGCCGACGGTGACGTCGACGACGTGACCGCCTACGCCTACGCCCGCGTGGGCTACCACCGCAGCCTGGACTCCCTGCGCCGCAACGGCTGGAAGGGTCACGGCCCGGTGCCGTGGTCGCACGAGCCCAACCGCGGCTTCCTGCGGGCGCTGGCCGCGCTCACCACCGCGGCCGGTCGCATCGGTGAGGACCACGAGCAGCAGCGCTGCGCCGACTTCCTGCGCGACTCCAGCCCCGAGGCCGCCGACCAGCTCCTCTGA
- a CDS encoding sensor histidine kinase — protein sequence MAERGARGLGRASVRVRTTLAAVLVVAVALLAGGVALVVLVRGALVDGLESSAEQRADTLAAQVGSTETPGGSTAEDQGEDDDLEDEVWQVQDGDGRVVSSSQPLSRPLPARDADQVRLPGGDAAYLVVTESAGDYRVVVAVSREEVEDSVAALVPLLLVGLPALLLLVGGTTWVVVTRALRPVERIRQEVEQITGDRLDRRVPEPPSRDEVHRLAHTMNGMLGRLQAAQERQRQFVGDASHELRSPLAGIRQTAEVARAHPGAMPEGELADAVLEESVRMQRLVEQLLLLTRADEAAVAAQRREVDLDDLVLTEARRARRGGLEVDGSGIATARVRGDEGALAQVVRNLVDNAVRHATSRIGLGVRDDAGTAEVVVDDDGSGIAPADRDRVFERFVRLDESRARDDGGSGLGLSIVREIVRVHGGTVEIGTSPWGGARFTVRLPAAS from the coding sequence GTGGCTGAGCGCGGGGCCCGCGGGCTGGGTCGCGCCTCCGTCCGGGTCCGTACGACGCTCGCGGCCGTCCTCGTCGTCGCGGTGGCCCTCCTGGCCGGTGGCGTCGCCCTGGTGGTGCTGGTGCGCGGCGCGCTCGTCGACGGGCTGGAGTCGTCGGCCGAGCAGCGCGCGGACACCCTGGCCGCGCAGGTCGGCTCGACCGAGACGCCGGGAGGGAGCACCGCCGAGGACCAGGGCGAGGACGACGACCTCGAGGACGAGGTGTGGCAGGTCCAGGACGGCGACGGTCGCGTGGTCAGCTCCTCGCAGCCGCTGTCCCGGCCGCTGCCGGCGCGCGACGCCGACCAGGTGCGACTGCCCGGCGGCGACGCGGCGTACCTCGTGGTGACCGAGAGCGCCGGCGACTACCGCGTCGTCGTGGCGGTCAGCCGTGAGGAGGTCGAGGACTCCGTCGCCGCGCTCGTGCCGCTGCTGCTCGTCGGGCTGCCGGCGCTGCTGCTGCTCGTGGGCGGCACCACCTGGGTGGTCGTGACCCGGGCGCTGCGACCGGTGGAGCGGATCCGCCAGGAGGTCGAGCAGATCACCGGTGACCGGCTCGACCGCCGCGTGCCCGAGCCGCCCTCGCGCGACGAGGTGCACCGCCTCGCGCACACCATGAACGGCATGCTCGGGCGCCTCCAGGCCGCCCAGGAGCGGCAGCGCCAGTTCGTCGGCGACGCCTCGCACGAGCTGCGCTCGCCGCTCGCCGGCATCCGGCAGACCGCCGAGGTCGCCCGGGCCCACCCCGGCGCGATGCCCGAGGGCGAGCTCGCCGACGCGGTGCTCGAGGAGTCGGTGCGGATGCAGCGGCTGGTCGAGCAGCTGCTGCTGCTCACCCGGGCCGACGAGGCCGCGGTCGCGGCGCAGCGGCGCGAGGTCGACCTCGACGACCTGGTGCTGACCGAGGCCCGGCGGGCGCGGCGCGGCGGCCTCGAGGTCGACGGCTCGGGCATCGCCACGGCGCGGGTCCGCGGTGACGAGGGCGCGCTGGCCCAGGTGGTGCGCAACCTGGTCGACAACGCCGTGCGTCACGCCACGTCCCGGATCGGCCTGGGGGTGCGCGACGACGCCGGCACCGCGGAGGTGGTGGTCGACGACGACGGCAGCGGCATCGCCCCGGCCGACCGCGACCGGGTCTTCGAGCGGTTCGTGCGGCTCGACGAGTCCCGTGCCCGCGACGACGGCGGCAGCGGCCTCGGGCTGAGCATCGTGCGCGAGATCGTGCGGGTGCACGGCGGCACGGTCGAGATCGGTACGTCGCCCTGGGGCGGCGCCCGGTTCACCGTGCGCCTGCCCGCCGCCTCCTGA
- a CDS encoding TrmH family RNA methyltransferase — MPHGPAEVGVGPWEGPWPEGPQWDPDLLRDGDRRNVVDRYRYWRLEAVVADLDTRRHDFHVAIENWQHDFNIGTVVRTANAFLAREVHIVGNRRWNRRGAMVTDRYQHVRHHPDVPALAAYLHERGVALMGVDNLPGSRHLETWEVPRAVCFLFGQEGPGLSEGARQACDGTFSIAQFGSTRSINASAAAAVAMHAWVVRHADLDTAWRG; from the coding sequence GTGCCGCACGGCCCTGCCGAGGTCGGCGTCGGCCCGTGGGAGGGCCCGTGGCCCGAGGGGCCGCAGTGGGACCCCGACCTGCTGCGCGACGGCGACCGGCGCAACGTCGTCGACCGCTACCGCTACTGGCGCCTCGAGGCGGTCGTGGCCGACCTCGACACGCGTCGCCACGACTTCCACGTCGCGATCGAGAACTGGCAGCACGACTTCAACATCGGCACCGTGGTCCGCACCGCCAACGCGTTCCTCGCCCGCGAGGTGCACATCGTCGGGAACCGCCGCTGGAACCGGCGTGGCGCGATGGTCACCGACCGCTACCAGCACGTCCGGCACCACCCGGACGTGCCGGCCCTGGCGGCGTACCTCCACGAGCGCGGGGTGGCGCTGATGGGCGTGGACAACCTGCCCGGCTCGCGCCACCTCGAGACCTGGGAGGTGCCGCGCGCGGTGTGCTTCCTGTTCGGGCAGGAGGGGCCGGGCCTCTCCGAGGGCGCCCGCCAGGCCTGCGACGGCACCTTCTCGATCGCGCAGTTCGGCTCCACCCGCTCCATCAACGCCTCTGCCGCGGCGGCCGTCGCGATGCACGCCTGGGTCGTGCGGCACGCCGACCTCGACACCGCCTGGCGGGGCTGA
- a CDS encoding family 43 glycosylhydrolase, with protein sequence MRFRFAALAATAVVSCLLAGLLAVSPGVPTPTAQAAGATYTNPLRPTAGTRTVTNCPDPHVFRGAGGYARSWFMVCTSDPIDDRDAAATPRVSRTLPVLRSEDLVHWRYVGAAASARPSWAAPGASLWAPDVTWSPTRKRYYMTFGVTDVRDRVSGQPGCARDRAIGVAVATRPTGPWTPSATPVVAPRRLGPGCDFAATIDPHLLEASGSIPPVLYFGSFAGGVQAAPAALTRTGMRLTGRVRPVTVTRRFEAPDVVRRGGYHYLTVSAGDCCNGGLSGYSVVTARSRSPYGPFRDRDGVSLLDRRPGGTPVLAASGNRWVGPGHTSTFVDRGGQWWTVYHAVDLARPFLAGEVITRRPPMLDPVDWVGGWPTVRAGRGASSTAVPVPAAQTGQRSAYRPSPVPADPPGVLDVARSDDFDGAALADRWTWLRSPAPEDVEVTDGTLRLRTHTNSLYAARNDAPLLLQAAPEGDYVVETRVTLEVPGAGAPSGTQAGLVVHAGDDRYLKLVHAVAGEIEQVGFVREAGPTPRRIGISTVGPPGATTWLRLVHTTEGAARLYRADSSRDGITWTRGSTWRADDLVAPRIGLVAGGGEGSTARFDHLRVWSLRR encoded by the coding sequence ATGCGGTTCCGGTTCGCGGCGCTGGCCGCCACGGCGGTGGTGTCGTGCCTGCTCGCCGGGCTGCTGGCAGTGTCGCCGGGGGTGCCCACCCCGACGGCACAGGCGGCGGGGGCGACGTACACCAACCCGCTGCGGCCCACCGCCGGCACGCGCACCGTGACGAACTGTCCCGACCCCCACGTCTTCCGCGGCGCCGGCGGCTACGCCCGCTCCTGGTTCATGGTCTGCACCTCCGACCCGATCGACGACCGCGACGCCGCGGCGACCCCGCGGGTCTCCCGGACGCTCCCGGTGCTGCGCAGCGAGGACCTCGTGCACTGGCGCTACGTCGGCGCGGCCGCGTCCGCCCGTCCGTCGTGGGCGGCGCCCGGGGCGTCGCTGTGGGCTCCCGACGTGACCTGGTCGCCGACCCGCAAGCGCTACTACATGACCTTCGGCGTCACCGACGTCAGGGACCGGGTCAGCGGGCAGCCGGGCTGCGCCCGCGACCGGGCGATCGGGGTGGCGGTGGCGACCCGGCCCACCGGGCCGTGGACGCCGAGTGCCACGCCCGTGGTCGCACCGCGCCGGCTCGGTCCGGGCTGCGACTTCGCCGCCACCATCGACCCTCACCTGCTCGAGGCCTCGGGGAGCATCCCGCCGGTGCTCTACTTCGGCAGCTTCGCCGGGGGAGTCCAGGCGGCCCCGGCCGCGCTGACCCGCACCGGCATGCGCCTCACCGGCCGCGTGCGTCCGGTGACGGTGACGCGACGCTTCGAGGCGCCCGACGTGGTGCGGCGCGGGGGCTACCACTACCTCACCGTCTCCGCGGGCGACTGCTGCAACGGCGGGCTCTCCGGCTACTCGGTCGTCACCGCGCGCTCGCGCAGCCCCTACGGACCGTTCCGCGACCGTGACGGCGTCTCGCTGCTGGACCGCCGCCCCGGTGGCACGCCGGTGCTCGCGGCGTCGGGCAACCGGTGGGTCGGCCCGGGCCACACCTCGACGTTCGTGGATCGCGGCGGGCAGTGGTGGACCGTCTACCACGCGGTCGACCTGGCCCGGCCCTTCCTCGCCGGGGAGGTGATCACCCGGCGACCGCCCATGCTCGACCCCGTCGACTGGGTCGGCGGCTGGCCCACCGTCCGTGCCGGACGCGGGGCGTCCTCGACGGCCGTCCCGGTCCCCGCCGCGCAGACCGGCCAGCGCTCGGCGTACCGCCCCTCACCGGTGCCGGCGGACCCCCCGGGGGTGCTCGACGTGGCCCGCTCCGACGACTTCGACGGCGCCGCCCTGGCGGACCGCTGGACCTGGCTGCGCTCGCCCGCACCCGAGGATGTGGAGGTGACCGACGGCACGCTGCGGCTGCGCACCCACACGAACAGCCTGTACGCCGCCCGCAACGACGCGCCGCTGCTCCTCCAGGCAGCCCCCGAGGGCGACTACGTCGTGGAGACCCGGGTGACCCTGGAGGTGCCAGGGGCCGGTGCCCCGAGCGGCACCCAGGCCGGGCTGGTGGTCCACGCGGGGGACGACCGCTACCTCAAGCTCGTGCACGCCGTGGCGGGGGAGATCGAGCAGGTCGGCTTCGTCCGCGAGGCCGGTCCGACACCGCGTCGCATCGGCATCTCCACGGTGGGGCCGCCGGGTGCGACGACGTGGCTGCGCCTGGTGCACACCACCGAGGGTGCCGCGCGGCTTTACCGCGCGGACAGCAGTCGTGACGGCATCACCTGGACCCGCGGGTCCACCTGGCGCGCCGACGACCTCGTCGCGCCGCGGATCGGCCTGGTGGCCGGCGGGGGCGAGGGGTCGACCGCGAGGTTCGACCACCTGCGGGTGTGGTCGCTGCGCCGGTAG
- a CDS encoding PepSY domain-containing protein, whose protein sequence is MNTRTLRRKRVLVPAVAVVALGVGGTVWAGTASADQVGGGERDRVSAAALRTVGEGRVTSVETSDDRGEAYEVEVTRADGTEVDVVLDDELGVVGREDDRADGDRDDRTDRDDVTDDDGTTDRDDRVLSATERDRAAAAAEEAVGGGTATDVEASDDRGTAYDVEVRATDGTEWDVDLDDAFAVVDQREDR, encoded by the coding sequence ATGAACACCCGCACCCTGCGCCGCAAGCGCGTCCTCGTCCCCGCCGTCGCCGTCGTGGCGCTCGGGGTGGGCGGCACCGTCTGGGCCGGCACCGCCAGTGCCGACCAGGTGGGCGGCGGCGAGCGTGACCGCGTCTCGGCCGCCGCGCTGCGCACCGTCGGCGAGGGCCGCGTCACCAGCGTCGAGACCAGCGACGACCGCGGCGAGGCCTACGAGGTCGAGGTCACCCGCGCCGACGGCACCGAGGTCGACGTCGTCCTCGACGACGAGCTGGGCGTGGTCGGCCGCGAGGACGACCGCGCCGACGGCGACCGGGACGACCGCACCGACCGGGACGACGTCACCGACGACGACGGCACGACCGACCGCGACGACCGCGTGCTGAGCGCCACCGAGCGGGACCGGGCCGCGGCGGCCGCGGAGGAGGCGGTCGGCGGCGGCACGGCGACCGACGTCGAGGCCAGCGACGACCGCGGCACGGCGTACGACGTGGAGGTCCGTGCCACCGACGGCACCGAGTGGGACGTCGACCTCGACGACGCCTTCGCCGTGGTGGACCAGCGCGAGGACCGCTGA
- a CDS encoding diacylglycerol/lipid kinase family protein: MDPLLVIANAEAGGGERDALQQALEVLRAEADVEVARTSNPGELDGVLHRAGCRRLVVAGGDGSLHAVVKALYKRHELEKRTIGLLPLGTGNDFARSLGIPLDPQEAARTVLTGEVRPMDLIVDELGGVVVNNVHAGASAQASRRGARWKKRLGPFGIGILGYPVGAALAAFRPPYVRLRIEVDGEILVDVDRPTLMVAIGNGASVGGGTELTPDADPEDGRLDVMVSLATGPLQRFAYVGELVLGKHQERDDVLTARATQVTISGEDFYLSADGEINGPERRRSWHLERAAYSMVVPPA, from the coding sequence GTGGACCCCCTTCTCGTGATCGCCAACGCCGAGGCCGGCGGTGGCGAGCGCGACGCCCTCCAGCAGGCCCTCGAGGTCCTCCGGGCCGAGGCCGACGTCGAGGTCGCCCGGACCTCCAACCCCGGCGAGCTCGACGGCGTGCTGCACCGCGCGGGGTGCCGCCGCCTCGTGGTGGCCGGCGGCGACGGCAGCCTGCACGCGGTGGTGAAGGCGCTCTACAAGCGCCACGAGCTCGAGAAGCGGACCATCGGCCTGCTCCCGCTCGGCACCGGCAACGACTTCGCCCGCTCGCTGGGGATCCCGCTGGACCCCCAGGAGGCGGCGCGCACGGTGCTCACCGGCGAGGTCCGCCCGATGGACCTCATCGTGGACGAGCTCGGCGGCGTCGTGGTCAACAACGTGCACGCCGGCGCCAGCGCCCAGGCCAGCCGCCGCGGTGCGCGGTGGAAGAAGCGGCTGGGGCCGTTCGGGATCGGCATCCTCGGCTACCCGGTCGGCGCGGCGCTGGCGGCGTTCCGGCCGCCGTACGTCCGGCTGCGGATCGAGGTCGACGGCGAGATCCTCGTCGACGTCGACCGGCCCACCCTCATGGTCGCCATCGGCAACGGTGCCAGCGTCGGCGGCGGCACCGAGCTGACGCCCGACGCCGACCCGGAGGACGGTCGGCTCGACGTGATGGTCTCGCTGGCGACCGGGCCGCTGCAGCGGTTCGCCTACGTCGGCGAGCTCGTCCTGGGCAAGCACCAGGAGCGCGACGACGTGCTCACCGCCCGGGCCACGCAGGTGACCATCAGCGGCGAGGACTTCTACCTCTCCGCGGACGGCGAGATCAACGGGCCCGAACGGCGCCGGTCGTGGCACCTCGAGCGGGCGGCGTACTCCATGGTCGTGCCGCCCGCCTGA